From a single Adhaeribacter swui genomic region:
- a CDS encoding DUF2306 domain-containing protein, which produces MNQATQKLPPATTNYTLFHNFSAVALRWSARLLVATVWLSAALFGLYILAFYAAALYEGNTNRWNEVLPGLYEKNSVATTSGIGLHFAAGGIILVLGSIQLIDKVRVRFPVWHRWIGLIYVSASILAAVGGLIFILLKGTIGGFIMDLGFGLYGVLMFVAALATYRHAVTKSFEKHRAWALRLYALAIGSWLYRMDYGFWLLLTDGLGHTRQFTGLFDQVMFFFFYLPNLVVVEAFIRARRYKAPAGLKLLTCFILLGAAGFLVIGTYYFTIYYWGPAIVKWLSF; this is translated from the coding sequence ATGAACCAAGCCACCCAGAAGCTACCGCCGGCTACCACCAACTACACGCTCTTTCATAACTTTAGTGCGGTAGCGCTACGCTGGTCTGCCCGGTTATTGGTGGCTACCGTTTGGCTAAGTGCTGCCTTGTTTGGCTTATACATTCTGGCTTTTTACGCGGCTGCGCTTTACGAGGGCAATACAAACCGGTGGAACGAAGTTTTGCCGGGTTTGTACGAGAAAAATTCGGTGGCTACTACCTCGGGGATTGGTTTGCATTTTGCGGCGGGCGGAATTATTCTGGTATTGGGCAGTATACAGTTAATAGATAAAGTACGGGTTCGTTTTCCGGTTTGGCACCGGTGGATTGGCCTGATATACGTAAGCGCTTCTATTCTGGCGGCCGTGGGGGGTTTAATATTTATTTTGCTGAAAGGTACCATTGGGGGCTTTATAATGGACCTGGGCTTTGGCCTGTATGGGGTGCTGATGTTTGTAGCGGCACTGGCAACCTACCGGCATGCTGTAACCAAAAGCTTCGAAAAACACCGGGCCTGGGCTTTACGCTTGTATGCTTTAGCTATTGGGTCGTGGTTATACCGCATGGATTATGGTTTCTGGTTGCTCTTAACCGATGGGCTGGGCCATACCCGTCAGTTTACCGGCCTTTTTGACCAGGTAATGTTCTTCTTTTTCTATTTACCTAACCTGGTAGTAGTAGAGGCTTTTATCCGGGCGCGGCGTTATAAAGCACCGGCTGGCTTAAAATTACTTACATGCTTTATCTTGTTAGGGGCTGCTGGGTTTTTAGTAATTGGTACTTACTATTTCACTATTTACTACTGGGGCCCGGCTATTGTAAAATGGCTTTCTTTTTAA
- a CDS encoding DUF6660 family protein yields the protein MKWVAILFSFYLLVLSCIPCADAAPQDHAAQTIISAVHNKGGSPSSDVDLCSPLCLCRCCTGATLVYPASKVEFTPVLVTIPVPVYQSVSIPHPVFSIWQPPQL from the coding sequence ATGAAATGGGTGGCAATACTATTTAGCTTTTACCTGTTGGTGCTATCCTGCATACCTTGCGCGGATGCTGCACCACAGGATCATGCTGCTCAAACCATTATTTCGGCAGTACACAATAAAGGAGGATCTCCCTCTTCCGATGTGGATCTATGTTCTCCCTTGTGTCTTTGTAGGTGCTGTACCGGAGCTACTTTGGTTTACCCGGCTAGTAAGGTCGAGTTTACGCCCGTTCTAGTAACTATTCCGGTTCCCGTTTACCAATCGGTTAGCATTCCCCATCCTGTTTTTTCGATCTGGCAACCGCCGCAACTTTAA